The following proteins are encoded in a genomic region of Inquilinus sp. KBS0705:
- a CDS encoding multidrug effflux MFS transporter, with amino-acid sequence MTKQRYFFLILILGALTALAPFSIDMYLPGFPAIAKSLHTTTEKVALSLSTFFIGISVGQLLYGPLLDKYGRKKPLYFGLSLYVVASIGCYFASTIQMLIGLRFIQAIGSCAAGVASMTMVRDIFPLKDNAKVFALLILVLGASPMVAPTVGGYVTAVFGWQLIFIILAVMAVLIALAVIFGLKDNYQPDASYSLKPRPMLNSFGTVLKNPQFYTYAACGGIGFSCLFAYVSASPLVFMEVFKVSAKTYGWIFAGLSVGFIGSSQVNSILIKRYKSEQIIMVVIPAMVIISVLFLAGAMQNLLGLPGSLVMIFGVLCCVGIASPNTSALALAPFEKNAGTASALLGAFQMSVGSLVSVGVSLFPGKTAVPMAAIMVASATLALIVLLIGRRKIKDKAEAKPGQIAAH; translated from the coding sequence ATGACAAAGCAGCGTTATTTTTTCTTGATATTAATATTGGGTGCGCTAACGGCACTGGCTCCATTTTCTATAGATATGTATCTGCCCGGTTTCCCGGCAATTGCAAAATCGCTGCATACTACTACCGAGAAGGTTGCCCTTTCGTTATCTACATTTTTCATAGGTATATCTGTTGGGCAATTATTATACGGGCCTTTGCTTGATAAGTATGGGCGCAAAAAGCCGCTGTACTTTGGCCTTTCGCTTTACGTGGTGGCATCAATAGGTTGTTATTTTGCCTCTACCATACAAATGCTGATAGGGCTAAGGTTTATACAAGCCATTGGCAGCTGTGCAGCAGGCGTAGCATCAATGACCATGGTACGCGATATTTTCCCCCTAAAGGATAACGCAAAGGTTTTTGCGCTGCTAATATTGGTGCTGGGCGCGTCGCCCATGGTAGCGCCAACAGTAGGCGGCTATGTAACCGCCGTATTTGGCTGGCAGTTAATTTTTATTATACTGGCCGTAATGGCTGTGCTTATAGCGCTTGCTGTTATTTTTGGCCTTAAAGATAATTACCAGCCCGATGCATCTTACTCATTAAAACCACGGCCTATGCTTAATAGCTTTGGCACCGTACTAAAAAATCCGCAGTTTTATACCTATGCCGCATGTGGTGGCATTGGCTTTTCGTGCTTGTTTGCTTATGTATCAGCATCGCCATTGGTTTTTATGGAAGTATTTAAGGTAAGCGCCAAAACCTACGGGTGGATATTTGCCGGCCTGTCGGTAGGGTTTATCGGCTCCAGCCAGGTAAATAGCATACTAATTAAAAGATATAAAAGCGAGCAAATAATAATGGTTGTAATACCGGCCATGGTAATTATTTCAGTATTGTTTTTAGCAGGCGCTATGCAAAATTTATTAGGGCTGCCCGGCAGCCTTGTAATGATATTTGGTGTGCTTTGTTGTGTTGGCATTGCCAGCCCAAACACATCTGCACTGGCCCTTGCTCCTTTCGAAAAAAATGCCGGCACAGCATCTGCATTATTAGGCGCATTTCAAATGTCTGTTGGTTCGCTGGTATCGGTAGGGGTTAGCTTGTTCCCCGGTAAAACGGCGGTGCCTATGGCCGCCATTATGGTTGCCTCCGCAACGCTCGCGCTTATAGTTTTGCTTATAGGCAGGCGAAAAATAAAAGACAAGGCTGAAGCAAAACCCGGCCAAATAGCCGCACATTAG
- a CDS encoding gluconate transporter, protein MLVIVFCIVLLILLVSWAKLNPFLAFLLVSIAAGLLLGIPINKVTASVQKGMGDILGQLLIIICLGAMLGKLVAVSGAAQKIAEVLVNAVGEKYIQWALVAAGFIIGIPLFYGIGFVLMVPLIFSVVYKYKLPAVYIGLPMLASLSVTHGFLPPHPSPSALVVLFHANMATTFIYGLAIAIPAIILAGPVFARLLKKIPSEPLATFRAEEMPADKLPGGFNSFFTALLPVLLLMLTAFFPYIGIKNQSTLKLVAFLGDPSIVMLIALIVATFTLGVKQGRSMSQLAVNYTDAIKDIALILLIIAGSGAFKEVLTASGVNNQIADSLKQFNLPPLVLGWLIAAIIRISLGSATVAGLTAAGIVSSLVVSAHVNPNLMVLSIGAGSLAFSHVNDSGFWLYKEYFNLSIKDTIRSWSMMETIVSVIGLVGVLILNAFV, encoded by the coding sequence ATGCTGGTTATAGTATTTTGTATAGTATTGCTTATACTGCTGGTTAGCTGGGCCAAACTTAACCCGTTCCTGGCTTTTTTACTGGTATCTATTGCCGCGGGTTTGTTATTAGGTATCCCCATTAATAAAGTTACTGCATCGGTGCAAAAGGGCATGGGTGATATTTTGGGGCAACTGCTCATTATAATTTGCCTGGGTGCCATGCTTGGTAAATTGGTGGCCGTTAGCGGGGCCGCCCAAAAAATTGCCGAAGTGCTGGTAAACGCCGTTGGCGAAAAGTACATTCAGTGGGCATTGGTTGCCGCGGGCTTTATTATAGGCATACCGCTGTTTTACGGTATTGGCTTTGTGCTAATGGTGCCGCTCATATTTTCGGTGGTTTACAAATACAAGTTGCCTGCGGTATACATTGGCTTGCCTATGCTGGCTTCGCTATCGGTAACACATGGCTTTTTACCACCCCACCCCTCGCCGTCGGCCTTAGTGGTGCTGTTTCATGCTAATATGGCTACCACTTTTATTTATGGCTTGGCCATAGCTATACCTGCCATTATTTTGGCCGGACCAGTATTTGCCCGCCTGCTTAAAAAAATACCATCCGAGCCATTGGCTACCTTCCGTGCCGAAGAAATGCCTGCCGATAAGCTGCCCGGTGGTTTCAATAGCTTTTTTACAGCCCTGTTGCCGGTATTGCTATTGATGCTCACCGCCTTTTTCCCTTATATAGGCATCAAAAACCAAAGCACGCTAAAACTGGTAGCCTTCCTGGGCGATCCATCTATTGTAATGTTGATTGCTTTAATTGTAGCCACCTTTACCCTTGGCGTAAAACAAGGCCGCAGCATGAGCCAGTTGGCTGTTAACTACACCGATGCCATCAAAGATATCGCGTTGATATTGCTTATTATAGCCGGGTCGGGCGCGTTTAAAGAAGTACTTACCGCAAGCGGGGTAAATAACCAAATTGCCGATAGCCTTAAACAATTTAACTTGCCGCCTTTAGTTTTGGGCTGGCTTATCGCGGCTATCATCCGTATCAGCTTGGGTTCGGCAACGGTAGCCGGATTAACCGCCGCGGGTATTGTATCATCATTAGTGGTATCGGCACATGTTAACCCTAATTTAATGGTATTATCTATAGGCGCGGGCAGCCTTGCGTTTTCGCATGTGAACGACTCGGGCTTTTGGCTGTATAAAGAATATTTTAATTTAAGTATAAAAGATACCATCCGCTCATGGTCTATGATGGAAACCATCGTATCTGTAATTGGCCTGGTTGGCGTATTAATTTTAAACGCGTTTGTTTAG
- a CDS encoding alpha/beta hydrolase — MKKTIFFAALIAAMLCGVNLYAQDAEGAYFTSFDGTKIYYEVKGNGYPVVMLHGFTGTSQGWKRGKLYAQLLSEGYKVIILDQRGNGKSDKPHTDAGYNNDAEAKDVMALTNSLGIKNYDAVGYSRGSIITSRLMVLDKRVHKAVMGGMGADYTNPEWPRRIHAYKALMGDTTIHDVDDMMVWIRKNNFDNLALAYQQKYQPSTSPQELAKVKIPVLLIDGTEDFTNGDVTVLQKMIPTATYKTIPGDHNSAGNSIQFAAEVSSFLRQ; from the coding sequence ATGAAAAAAACGATATTTTTTGCTGCTCTTATAGCGGCTATGCTATGTGGCGTTAACCTTTATGCACAAGATGCTGAAGGCGCTTATTTTACATCGTTTGATGGTACAAAAATTTATTACGAGGTAAAGGGCAATGGCTACCCGGTAGTAATGCTACATGGCTTTACCGGCACCAGCCAGGGCTGGAAACGCGGAAAACTATATGCCCAGCTATTGAGCGAAGGCTACAAGGTAATTATACTTGACCAGCGCGGCAATGGCAAAAGCGATAAACCCCATACCGATGCCGGCTATAACAACGATGCTGAAGCAAAAGATGTAATGGCACTAACAAATAGCCTCGGCATAAAAAATTACGATGCGGTGGGTTACTCAAGGGGCTCTATTATCACCTCTCGGCTTATGGTGCTTGATAAGCGCGTGCACAAGGCTGTAATGGGTGGCATGGGTGCCGATTATACCAACCCCGAATGGCCGCGCCGTATACACGCTTACAAGGCCCTTATGGGCGACACCACCATACACGACGTTGACGATATGATGGTATGGATACGTAAAAACAACTTTGATAACCTGGCCTTGGCCTACCAGCAAAAATACCAGCCATCAACCAGTCCGCAGGAGTTGGCTAAAGTGAAAATTCCGGTATTATTGATAGACGGCACTGAGGATTTTACCAATGGGGATGTAACCGTATTGCAAAAAATGATACCCACAGCTACCTATAAAACCATCCCCGGCGATCATAACAGTGCAGGGAATAGTATACAATTTGCAGCAGAAGTTAG